The Marivirga tractuosa DSM 4126 genome contains the following window.
GATTACGGTATAGATTTTCATACAGGTGGTGCTGATCGAACCAATTATCCCCAAGTTCGATGCATGATGAAAGATGAAAAAAATGTAGAGTTGGCGGAGGCATTTCATGCTCCTTTTACTTTAGACTCCAAGTTTCGGCCTAATTCATTACGACAAACAGCAAACAAATTTGGTAAAAATATTTTGGTTTATGAAGGGGGCGAATCCTCTCGTTTTGACGAATTTGCAATTCGGGAAGGAATAAAAGGTGCAAGAAGAATGATGCGGCATCTAGGAATGCGAGATGAAGCTGAAAAAGCAGATTATGAAAATTTAGTTATTAAAAACTCTTCATGGGTAAGAGCTAGAAGATCTGGCGTTTTTTTGTCGGCAGTAATATCAGGAGAGAAAATTAAGAAAAATCAATTGCTAGGGCACATTAATGACCCTTTTGGTGGATTTAAGAATAAAGTGACATCCACGGTTAATGGATATGTGATAGGGCTTAACCATAACCCAATTGTCCATGAAGGAGATGCATTAATGCATTTAGGAGTAATTAAGTAATATGTACGCAAAAATTTTCAAACCTTTTTTTGATCGAATAACTGCTTTGATTGCCCTGATTATTGCCAGTCCAATATTCGTGCTGGTTAGCTTTCTATTGGCCATTTTTCAAAGTGGTAAAGTCTTTTTTACACAAAAGCGTCCTGGTTTAAATGAGGAAATATTTTTGCTCATTAAATTTAAAACAATGCGTGATGATCAGGATGA
Protein-coding sequences here:
- a CDS encoding succinylglutamate desuccinylase/aspartoacylase family protein, coding for MIINGVEIARGEEKIVDVNIARLPSHTTIDVSITIARSTQPGPVLLLMGGLHGDEINGSEIVRRMIEKNDHIPKIGTVICIPIINVYGFIYFSRYVPDGKDVNRSFPGNKNGSLASRMASFLTKEILPIIDYGIDFHTGGADRTNYPQVRCMMKDEKNVELAEAFHAPFTLDSKFRPNSLRQTANKFGKNILVYEGGESSRFDEFAIREGIKGARRMMRHLGMRDEAEKADYENLVIKNSSWVRARRSGVFLSAVISGEKIKKNQLLGHINDPFGGFKNKVTSTVNGYVIGLNHNPIVHEGDALMHLGVIK